The Deltaproteobacteria bacterium genomic interval GAACGCGTCCGATTCCACGCTGAACTTCATCAACAACAATCAGCCACTGACACAGATCAACCTGCCCGCTTACCCGTACACGCCCAACGATCCCAATGGCGGCAAGGGCGGCAAGGGCGGCCTCATCGTCCCGGCGCTCGACGTCTGGAAAGTGGCCACCGGCTATACGGGCCGGCGCGCCGACCCGACCAACGGTCAACAAAAGCTCGTCGTCGTGACCGAAAAGTGCGACGCCTGCCATGTTGCGCTCGGCGTGGGGCCCGACTTCCATGCCGGCCAGCGCAACGACGCGACGAGCTGCAACTTCTGCCACAGGCCGAACCAGACCGCCAGCGGGTGGTCGGGAAACCAGAAGGACTTCGTGCACAGCATCCATGGCGCCGAGAAGCGCGGCGTTCGGTTCACCTGGCACGAAAAGTCGAAAGACGACGGCTACTGGAAGACGACGTATCCGGCGGTACTCAACCGGTGCGAGATGTGCCACCTGCCCGGCACGTACGACTTCAGCACCACGGCGATGACCAGCGCGTTGCCGAACATGCTGTTCAGCACCGCCGGCCAGGGCACCTACGCGGCCAACACCCCGAACAGCGAGCATTCGCCCTACGTGACCGAGGGGACGAACTATGGAGCCGGGTTCAACTTCAACCCGCTCACCGGCGCCAGCACCGAGGCGGCATCCACGACGCTCGTCATCTCGCCGATCGTCGCCGCGTGCTCCGCGTGCCACGACAGCCCGGCGGCCATCGATCACATGCAGACGAACGGCGGGTCGTTCTGGAGGCCGCGCGCCGAGGCCCTGAACGACACGCGCGGGGAGCAGTGCCTGATCTGCCACGGCCCGAACCGGGTCGCGGCGATCAGCTTGGTGCACACCGACAGGACTCCCTGAGGCTGCCATGCGCGCGCTCACGGGGGCACTCCTCGTCGTGTTGGCCGCGTCTGCCTGCTCGAAGGCGCGGCCGCTCCAGGGCGACCTCACCCAACCGGTGAGCTGGGAAGAGGACATCGCTCCGCTCTTCGCCGCGCAGTGCAGCTCGTGCCACGCCGGCGCGACTCCGGCGGCGGGGTACCGGACCACCTCGTACCTCGAGGCCCTGGGTCCCCAAAGCGCGCCGGTGGCGGTCGCCGGCGACGCCAACTCGCTCCTCTTGCGGACCATCGACCCCGCCCGCGCCGACGCCGTTCACGCTCCCGTGTCCGGAGCGTACGACAAGGCGCGCGCGTGGGTCGTGGATGGCCGCTTGTCGTTCTTCCGTTCCGAGGCGCACGAAGGCGGCATCCTCAATCCTCATGACAGCGAGTTCCATTCCAACCTGGTGCGCGAGAGGGGCTGGAACTTCGCCACTTGCCAGAGTTGCCACGGCACCGACCTGGCCGGCGGCAAAGTCGGCGTCTCGTGCCAGCAGTGTCACGCGTTCCAGGTCAGTGCCGACGGCACGACCACTTGCTCGTCCTGTCACGGGAGCCCGCAGTCGCCAGCGCCGCCGCGCGATCTGGCCGGCAATCTCAGCTCGTCAGCGCGCGGTGTTGGCGCCCACCAGGCGCATCTGCTCGGCCGGACCGTCATTTCGGCGACGATCGCCTGCAGCGCCTGTCACCAGGTGCCCGCAGCCGTCGATAGCCCCGGGCACATCGAGAGCCGGCCTGCCGAGGTGATCTTCTCCGGACTCGCGCTTGCCAGCGGCGCTAACCCCACCTGGAACGGCGCTTCGTGTTCCAGCACGTACTGCCACGGCGGCGGGACGAATCTCGCCACCGACACGGCCTTCAGGCTGCGCACGCCCGTGTGGACGGCGGGGACGTCGCAGGCGTTCTGTGGATCGTGCCACGGGAGTCCGCCGAGCACCTCGGCCCACGCCGGAGTGGCGTTCCCCGACTGCGCCCGCTGCCACGCGAACACCGTCAGTGCGAACGGCACCATCCTCGTCTCGGGTCCACCCGACGCGCGCACGAGCGCGCACATCAACGGAGCGATCGATGTCACTCCGTAACGCGCTCCTTCTTGCGCTCTTCGCAGCGGGTGCCGTGCGGGCGGATGGCAGCGCGACCACGCTGTTCGATTCGCGCCCATACGTGCGCAACGGTGGTTACCAGGAATCTCCCATCTACGAGAGCTTCGCGCTCACCGCACGCGGAGAAAGCGACCGCGATGCGTGGCTGCAGGACCTGCGCGTCGTTGCGCGCGGCTGGGGCCGGCTGACGCTCGGACCGCCATTCGATGACCGGCGCACCACCGGCGACGTCGACTCCTTGTTCGTCGAAGGCCGCGTGCTGCA includes:
- a CDS encoding CxxxxCH/CxxCH domain-containing protein produces the protein MRALTGALLVVLAASACSKARPLQGDLTQPVSWEEDIAPLFAAQCSSCHAGATPAAGYRTTSYLEALGPQSAPVAVAGDANSLLLRTIDPARADAVHAPVSGAYDKARAWVVDGRLSFFRSEAHEGGILNPHDSEFHSNLVRERGWNFATCQSCHGTDLAGGKVGVSCQQCHAFQVSADGTTTCSSCHGSPQSPAPPRDLAGNLSSSARGVGAHQAHLLGRTVISATIACSACHQVPAAVDSPGHIESRPAEVIFSGLALASGANPTWNGASCSSTYCHGGGTNLATDTAFRLRTPVWTAGTSQAFCGSCHGSPPSTSAHAGVAFPDCARCHANTVSANGTILVSGPPDARTSAHINGAIDVTP